The following coding sequences lie in one Xanthomonas hortorum pv. pelargonii genomic window:
- a CDS encoding MarR family winged helix-turn-helix transcriptional regulator, translated as MSKLSGCTCFHLRRAARRTSQLYDHALAPVGLSLNEYSILRRLDAAQSLGALAHTLGMDRTTLTRNLKPLLAAGWIKTQRGEDARQKWLVLSRSGRGLLVRARPHWLAAQEQLEALFGAAPTAQLHATLERLDALLETAA; from the coding sequence ATGTCCAAGCTCAGCGGCTGTACCTGCTTTCATCTGCGCCGTGCTGCACGGCGTACCTCCCAGCTGTACGACCACGCGCTGGCGCCGGTGGGTCTGAGCCTCAACGAATACTCGATCCTGCGCAGGCTGGATGCGGCGCAATCGCTGGGCGCGCTGGCACACACGCTGGGCATGGACCGCACCACCCTCACCCGCAACCTCAAACCGCTACTGGCGGCCGGATGGATCAAGACCCAACGCGGCGAGGATGCCCGGCAGAAATGGCTGGTCCTGAGCCGCAGCGGCCGTGGGTTGCTGGTGCGCGCACGGCCGCACTGGCTGGCGGCGCAGGAACAGCTCGAGGCGCTGTTCGGTGCGGCACCGACCGCACAGTTGCATGCAACGCTGGAACGCCTGGATGCCTTACTGGAGACAGCCGCATGA
- a CDS encoding MFS transporter has translation MSAPATARASAQWGLLLIASAMLMLTMGARQTTGLFVEPIHRQTGIGIASISFALAVGQLVWGAVQPVFGAIADERGPLPVLLFGGVLLSLGLGLSPWMASEWGLIVSLGILAAAGAGAGSFSVLIGATAGRIAPERRSFAAGLINAGGSLGQFVFAPLVQLMIGAAGWARAMTGLAVISLLTLPLAWPLRRRSSPPGTRSTVANDDIGLRAQLRLAVRDRSYWCLHLGFFTCGVHIAFLVTHLPGEIALCGLPASVSAASIALIGLFNVAGSLVAGKLGERIRMKWLLCALYASRAVLIGLYLIAPPTPLTFYLFAAALGFTWLGTVPPTAGLIGKLFGPRYLGTLFGLTLLSHQVGGFFGAWLGGLALERFGDYSWMWYADMALAVVAALINLPIREAAPVRAVA, from the coding sequence ATGAGCGCCCCGGCGACAGCGCGTGCGAGCGCGCAGTGGGGATTGCTGCTCATCGCCTCGGCGATGCTGATGCTGACGATGGGCGCGCGCCAGACCACCGGCTTGTTCGTGGAGCCGATCCATCGGCAGACCGGGATCGGCATCGCGTCGATCAGCTTCGCGCTGGCGGTGGGGCAATTGGTCTGGGGCGCGGTGCAACCGGTGTTCGGGGCGATTGCCGACGAGCGCGGCCCGTTGCCGGTGCTGCTGTTCGGCGGCGTGCTGTTATCGCTGGGCTTGGGGCTGAGCCCGTGGATGGCCAGCGAATGGGGGCTGATCGTCTCGCTCGGCATTCTGGCTGCCGCAGGTGCGGGCGCAGGCAGTTTTTCGGTGCTGATCGGTGCCACCGCCGGTCGTATTGCGCCGGAGCGGCGTTCGTTCGCGGCCGGGCTGATCAACGCCGGCGGCTCGCTCGGGCAGTTCGTGTTTGCGCCGCTGGTGCAGTTGATGATCGGCGCAGCCGGTTGGGCAAGGGCGATGACCGGGCTGGCAGTGATCTCGTTGTTGACCTTGCCGCTGGCCTGGCCGCTGCGACGTAGATCATCGCCGCCAGGCACGCGCAGTACCGTCGCAAACGACGACATCGGTTTGCGTGCGCAGTTGCGCCTGGCAGTACGCGATCGCAGTTACTGGTGCCTGCATCTGGGCTTTTTTACCTGCGGGGTACACATCGCGTTTCTGGTCACGCACCTGCCCGGCGAAATCGCACTGTGCGGTCTGCCTGCCAGCGTGTCTGCAGCATCGATCGCACTGATCGGCTTGTTCAACGTGGCCGGCAGCCTGGTCGCCGGCAAACTGGGCGAACGCATCCGCATGAAGTGGTTGCTGTGCGCGTTGTACGCCAGCCGTGCGGTGTTGATCGGCCTGTATCTGATTGCGCCGCCAACGCCACTGACCTTCTACCTGTTCGCCGCGGCACTGGGCTTTACCTGGCTGGGCACGGTGCCACCGACGGCAGGATTGATCGGCAAATTGTTTGGCCCGCGCTATCTGGGAACGTTGTTCGGGCTGACCTTGTTGTCGCATCAGGTGGGCGGTTTCTTCGGCGCGTGGCTGGGTGGGCTGGCGCTGGAGCGCTTCGGCGATTACAGCTGGATGTGGTACGCCGACATGGCGCTGGCAGTGGTCGCCGCACTGATCAATCTACCGATTCGGGAAGCGGCACCGGTCCGCGCGGTGGCGTAA